Below is a genomic region from Eupeodes corollae chromosome 1, idEupCoro1.1, whole genome shotgun sequence.
AGTGTGATAACACCTTAACATCACACATAAAATTACTATTTATTTCGTCGAAGTGAGTttgaaaacatcaacaaaaattctggttttttaaatatctcgAATAGCAAGATTCGTTTTtgcatttctttatttaaaaagttatatcatttagcttaaaattgttttttttttttgagaacataatttatgtaatttactaacattttaatttccttTCTCTGTTGATTATTGCCCaaagcaataataatattatattgtaaTCAAAATCGGCTAAAAGAGTGTTCGCGCCTTTTGtgttgtgatttatttttaagataaagtttattttaaaagtatggATCAAAAAAGCTCTGCGTGCCGTGTAATTGACTGTTTTACATTCAGCCACACGTTCCGCGCTCCAATTGAAAAGTAAGTAGACACAATATGGTATCCTGTTAAATAATTTCTGCACcacattggaactcacttggacgtgttcttataagtttttttttatttttacaaaaaaagtgaatgcattgttcttactcacactttaacgattccaggaaggtataaaccattcctataggtacattattgtaccaagtaCACGACCaaatgagttccaatgtttgcatcatagaggaaatatattatctagagtcccgaccggtacccgtcctacctgaaacaccctcaaattttattcgaggtgaactctcccaaattcgaggtgaactctctcaaattcgctgtcggtgaatacatgtgagtggagaaaaaaaaagcaaaaaagtcattcctgtcaaaaatgacaatcaattttgcaaaacaaaacaatgggtttctgattttaagagtaagtttttgttaattgttttgatttttaatataatttgatatttttcagaccaaaattctttataatgaagagGGTATATACAAGTTcacttcattgaataaaaagtaagtcaaattgcAGTGAAGGAGGTGCAACAataatggatttattttatagtctgtcttttcattttagatAGTGCCAAAATACAGCAAGCAATTTCCTTTAAGTAATTTGGAAGGCAAACCAAACAAGGCGCTGATTTGCAggtaagttttttgtatattatattgctcttaacaaaataatatcaatgtttttaactaCAGATACTTcccattgtttttgtatgtacttcTCAACGGCAATAGCTGCCGCAGGCTGTGACGGCGGAGGTGTCACCATCAAAACCATTACAAACAACACCACCAAGTCAATGATGCAAGTGGAAGTTTTGCCATGTAATAGTCGACCGCTGACGCCCTTCTCCATCAATTATGTAAGTACGTTTTGAAACATTCATATCGTAGTCAACTAGCTTAATCTTCATCTTCTAGGTGTAAAGAGTACTACCGGTCTGCAGTTCTGCAAGAGAcgcaataaaaacaagaatgcaATCGCAGGAATACTCAAAAAAATTTCCAACCGTGACTGtaattgagtttaaattttaaatctacaacAAATCCATTTAGTTTGGTCCTAAGAATCACACTGGCTTAACGGTGGCAATCATTCGGGGGCAAATGAGCTGGCCCGACAAGAATCCCCAAGAAGCCAAACAGATTCAGATCAGTCTCTCGGCAGCTACTGACGATGTCGGCGAGTTGAATCCATCGATTTTCACAcagaaaatcaacatcaaaaaaagtaagtcaaCTTCCATTTCAGATTTCCttatataatgaaaattaatttctttatagtcaCTACTCGTAGCGGAAGCGATCTCTGCGTTGTCGACAATGCGAACCGAATGTCATCAAGCCGGAGTACCAACCGGGGCTCTTGCATTGTAACAGTGTGCGAACATCAGTGTAAATGCGAGGCAGCGGCTACTGCTGCCGCCGAAGCTGACACCGCCTACATAGAAGAGGTAGGTGATACGAATGCCGCTTTAGAAGGAACTTGTTGCGACAATTATAGTACCACCTAAATGAcgggagtcgaaaatcat
It encodes:
- the LOC129940529 gene encoding uncharacterized protein LOC129940529; this translates as MSWPDKNPQEAKQIQISLSAATDDVGELNPSIFTQKINIKKITTRSGSDLCVVDNANRMSSSRSTNRGSCIVTVCEHQCKCEAAATAAAEADTAYIEEFCMYYFRIPAILRNLKADKIEAELKEFLMPIESQKLLFRSNWHRYKNAPTNCPNDVPRVAAQIVASRQPSRSENIRLEFSS